In a single window of the Thermus amyloliquefaciens genome:
- a CDS encoding carboxymuconolactone decarboxylase family protein, with product MSVRRAIWGEKQEAIEASLKEVDEDLFRYIRDFAYEEVLARPGLDLKTRELLAITALIALGSPKELATHLEGALRVGATEEEVREAILQSALFLGFPRALAAMKLFHKVLRGRGPADAGEG from the coding sequence ATGAGCGTGCGGCGGGCCATATGGGGGGAGAAGCAGGAGGCCATTGAGGCCAGCCTCAAGGAGGTGGACGAGGACCTTTTCCGCTACATCCGCGACTTCGCCTACGAGGAGGTTCTGGCCCGGCCGGGGCTGGACCTGAAGACCCGGGAGCTCCTTGCCATCACCGCCCTCATCGCCCTGGGTAGCCCCAAGGAGCTGGCCACCCATTTGGAGGGGGCGTTACGGGTGGGGGCCACCGAGGAGGAGGTGCGGGAGGCCATCCTGCAGTCCGCCCTCTTCCTGGGCTTTCCCCGGGCCTTGGCCGCCATGAAGCTTTTCCACAAGGTGCTCAGGGGCCGTGGTCCTGCTGACGCGGGGGAAGGATAG
- a CDS encoding HAD family hydrolase: protein MTRAVLFDVGNTLILASPRFWLLPFLEERGLRPRKDPKGAALAAFRFYEDHHLEARDLETALGLWREFHRRLFTGMGLEEHAEALSRELVANWKNPRFWPVVPGAQATLQALKERGYLLAVVSNWDATLPEILEVVGLRPYFQHLAVSALSGVAKPDPRLFQEALSALGVRPEEAVHVGDSEADVAGAQGAGVKPLLFDPLGENPEALPKLERVLDYLP from the coding sequence ATGACCCGGGCGGTGCTCTTTGACGTGGGGAATACCCTGATCCTGGCAAGCCCCCGGTTTTGGCTTCTGCCCTTTTTGGAGGAAAGGGGGCTAAGGCCGAGGAAAGACCCCAAGGGGGCGGCCTTGGCGGCCTTTCGCTTTTATGAGGACCACCACCTGGAGGCCCGGGATCTGGAAACCGCCTTGGGGCTTTGGCGGGAGTTCCACCGCAGGCTTTTCACGGGCATGGGCCTCGAGGAGCACGCGGAGGCCCTGAGCCGGGAGCTGGTGGCCAACTGGAAGAACCCCCGGTTCTGGCCCGTGGTGCCTGGGGCCCAGGCCACCCTCCAGGCCCTGAAGGAGCGGGGCTACCTCCTGGCGGTGGTCTCCAACTGGGACGCCACCCTGCCCGAGATCCTGGAGGTGGTGGGCCTGAGGCCCTACTTCCAGCACTTGGCGGTGAGCGCCCTTTCCGGGGTGGCCAAGCCGGATCCTAGGCTCTTCCAGGAGGCCCTTTCGGCCCTTGGGGTTAGGCCGGAGGAGGCGGTGCACGTGGGGGATTCGGAGGCGGACGTGGCCGGGGCCCAGGGGGCCGGGGTTAAGCCCCTCCTCTTTGATCCCTTGGGGGAGAACCCCGAGGCCCTTCCCAAGCTGGAGAGGGTGCTAGACTACCTGCCATGA
- a CDS encoding YceI family protein, translating to MRWLVWLWVLLVPVLAQSFEVVSGEARYRVREQLVQIGIAEAVGTTGAVKGLVVLQGGKASGEFVVDLRELKSDQARRDNYLRQNTLQTDRFPTATFRPKAVEGLPNPLPQGGKFPVRVVGDLTIRDVTEEVVWEGEAEFRGQEVRVVLKTEFPFEKFQLVQPRVPILLSVENRIRLEVDLRLRRK from the coding sequence ATGCGATGGCTGGTATGGCTTTGGGTATTGCTGGTTCCTGTCCTGGCCCAGAGTTTTGAGGTGGTTTCCGGGGAGGCCCGCTACCGGGTGCGGGAGCAGCTGGTCCAGATCGGCATCGCCGAGGCCGTGGGCACCACGGGGGCGGTGAAGGGGCTGGTGGTTCTGCAAGGGGGCAAGGCCAGCGGGGAGTTCGTGGTGGACCTGAGGGAGCTAAAGAGCGACCAGGCGCGGCGGGACAACTACCTCCGGCAAAACACCCTGCAGACCGACCGCTTCCCCACCGCCACCTTCCGGCCCAAGGCGGTGGAGGGCCTGCCCAACCCCTTGCCCCAAGGCGGCAAGTTCCCCGTGCGGGTGGTGGGGGACCTCACCATACGGGACGTCACCGAGGAGGTGGTCTGGGAGGGGGAGGCGGAGTTCAGGGGCCAGGAGGTGCGGGTGGTCCTCAAGACGGAGTTCCCCTTTGAGAAGTTCCAGCTGGTCCAGCCCCGGGTGCCCATCCTCCTCAGCGTGGAAAACCGCATCCGGCTGGAGGTGGACCTTCGCCTGAGGCGGAAATGA
- a CDS encoding intradiol ring-cleavage dioxygenase, with the protein MKRRALLGLFLYPLARAQCPPTPALTEGPYFLREVPRRQDLREGLPGVLLRLTLRVQDRTCQPLGGLRVDLWHTDALGRYSGVNAPGVFCRGWQATDGQGRVEFRTLFPGWYPSRTPHLHLRVEAGGRSFATQLFFPEEIQQRVYARPPYAERGMPRIGNRQDGLFRADLLLSPKPEGEGYGADFVLTLPF; encoded by the coding sequence ATGAAGCGGCGCGCCCTCCTCGGCCTTTTCCTTTACCCTCTGGCCCGGGCCCAGTGCCCGCCGACCCCCGCCCTAACCGAAGGCCCCTACTTCCTGCGGGAGGTGCCCAGGCGGCAGGACCTGCGGGAGGGGCTTCCTGGGGTTCTCCTGCGGCTTACCTTGCGGGTGCAGGACCGCACCTGCCAGCCCCTTGGGGGCCTGCGGGTGGACCTCTGGCACACGGACGCCCTGGGGCGCTACTCCGGGGTGAACGCCCCCGGGGTCTTCTGCCGGGGCTGGCAGGCCACGGACGGCCAGGGAAGGGTGGAGTTCCGCACCCTCTTCCCCGGCTGGTACCCAAGCCGCACCCCCCACCTGCACCTGCGGGTGGAAGCGGGAGGGAGAAGCTTCGCCACCCAGCTCTTCTTCCCCGAGGAAATCCAGCAAAGGGTCTACGCCAGGCCCCCCTACGCCGAAAGGGGGATGCCCCGCATCGGCAACCGCCAAGACGGCCTCTTCCGGGCCGACCTGCTCCTCAGCCCCAAGCCGGAAGGGGAGGGGTATGGGGCGGACTTCGTCCTCACCCTGCCCTTTTAG
- the purB gene encoding adenylosuccinate lyase, with translation MVPRYQTPEMAALWSEENRYRTWARVEAYALEAWEALGQVPQGLAQKLLEHLKEHPLDARFAQRVAELEEITRHDLVAFTRALVEWTKDEEVGRYLHLGLTSSDVVDTAQNALLVQALDLILAELKGVQEELKRLALRYRRTPAIARTHGVHAEPTSFGLRFLSFYAAFQRDEERLGRAKEAIGVAMLSGSVGNYAHVPPEVEAHVARRLGLKPEPLSTQVVPRDRHAEVLAALAILGGNLERVAVELRHLQRTEVLEAQEPFREGQTGSSSMPHKKNPVGLENLTGMARLLRGYLGPALENIALWHERDISHSSVERVILPDATTVAHYALRRLRGILAGLVVFEENLQKNLDLTRGLVYSQQVLNALIAQGLPRDKAYAIVQRNALRSWEEGRSFPELLEEDPENPLKGERLKALFDPSPFLQHVDAIYARFGL, from the coding sequence ATGGTCCCCCGTTACCAGACCCCGGAGATGGCCGCGCTATGGTCGGAGGAAAACCGCTACCGCACCTGGGCCCGGGTGGAGGCCTACGCCCTCGAGGCCTGGGAGGCCCTGGGCCAGGTGCCCCAAGGCCTTGCCCAGAAGCTTCTTGAGCACCTAAAGGAGCATCCCCTAGACGCCCGCTTCGCCCAAAGGGTGGCGGAGCTGGAGGAAATCACCCGCCACGACCTGGTGGCCTTCACCCGGGCCCTGGTGGAGTGGACGAAAGACGAGGAGGTGGGGCGGTACCTGCACCTGGGCCTCACCAGCTCGGACGTGGTGGACACCGCCCAAAACGCCCTTCTGGTGCAGGCCCTGGACCTCATCCTGGCGGAGCTCAAGGGGGTGCAGGAGGAGCTCAAGCGCCTGGCCCTCCGCTACCGGCGCACCCCGGCCATCGCCCGCACCCACGGGGTCCACGCGGAGCCCACCAGCTTCGGCCTCCGTTTCCTGAGCTTTTACGCCGCCTTCCAGCGGGACGAGGAGAGGCTAGGGCGGGCCAAGGAGGCCATCGGGGTGGCCATGCTTTCGGGCTCGGTGGGGAACTACGCCCACGTGCCCCCGGAGGTGGAGGCCCACGTGGCCCGGCGGCTTGGCCTAAAGCCCGAACCCCTCTCCACCCAGGTGGTGCCCCGGGACCGGCATGCGGAGGTGCTGGCCGCCTTGGCCATCCTGGGGGGGAACCTGGAACGGGTGGCGGTGGAGCTACGCCACCTCCAGCGCACGGAGGTCCTCGAGGCCCAGGAACCCTTCAGGGAAGGGCAGACGGGAAGCTCCAGCATGCCCCACAAGAAAAACCCCGTGGGCCTGGAAAACCTCACCGGCATGGCCAGGCTCCTCCGGGGCTACCTGGGGCCCGCCTTGGAAAACATCGCCCTCTGGCACGAGCGGGACATCTCCCACTCCTCCGTGGAGCGCGTCATCCTCCCCGACGCCACCACCGTAGCCCACTATGCCCTGAGGCGGCTTAGGGGCATCCTGGCGGGCCTGGTGGTCTTTGAGGAAAATCTCCAGAAAAACCTGGACCTCACCCGGGGCCTGGTTTACTCCCAACAGGTGCTCAACGCCCTCATCGCCCAGGGCCTTCCCCGGGATAAGGCCTACGCCATCGTGCAACGGAACGCGCTGCGGAGCTGGGAGGAGGGCCGAAGCTTCCCCGAGCTCCTAGAGGAAGACCCGGAAAACCCCCTCAAGGGGGAAAGGCTCAAGGCCCTCTTTGACCCAAGCCCCTTCCTCCAGCACGTGGACGCCATCTACGCCCGCTTTGGGCTTTAG
- the purC gene encoding phosphoribosylaminoimidazolesuccinocarboxamide synthase — translation MEKLYEGKAKVLFPEGPDTLRVYFKDEATAFNARKRGIIPGKGVVNNKVSAALFRHLEAHGIKTHFLEELSDREMRVLRVEILPLEVILRFRAAGSFAKRYGVKEGTPLKAPLVEFSLKSDALGDPLICPEAILALDLAGEEELSQVKATTLRVGELLRDFFAQRGLDLIDFKLEFGKRNGEILLADEISPDTMRLWDQRTGEPMDKDRFRKDLGGEAEAYQEVLRRVLKG, via the coding sequence ATGGAAAAGCTCTACGAGGGCAAGGCAAAGGTTCTTTTTCCCGAGGGACCGGACACCCTTCGGGTCTACTTCAAGGACGAAGCCACGGCCTTCAACGCCAGGAAGCGGGGCATCATCCCCGGGAAAGGGGTGGTGAACAACAAGGTCTCGGCGGCCCTCTTCCGCCACCTGGAGGCCCACGGGATCAAAACCCACTTCCTGGAGGAGCTCTCCGACCGGGAGATGCGGGTGTTACGGGTGGAGATCCTCCCCCTGGAGGTCATCCTCCGCTTCCGGGCGGCGGGAAGCTTCGCCAAGCGGTACGGGGTGAAGGAGGGCACCCCCCTGAAAGCCCCCCTGGTGGAGTTCTCCCTAAAAAGCGACGCCCTGGGCGACCCCCTCATCTGCCCTGAGGCCATCCTGGCCCTGGACCTGGCCGGGGAAGAGGAGCTTTCCCAGGTGAAGGCCACCACCCTGAGGGTGGGGGAGCTGTTGCGGGATTTCTTTGCCCAAAGGGGCCTGGACCTGATTGACTTCAAGCTGGAGTTCGGCAAAAGGAATGGGGAGATCCTCCTCGCCGACGAGATCTCCCCTGATACCATGCGCCTTTGGGACCAGAGGACGGGTGAACCCATGGACAAGGACCGTTTCCGCAAAGACCTGGGGGGCGAGGCGGAGGCCTACCAGGAGGTCCTAAGGCGGGTTCTCAAGGGGTAG
- the purS gene encoding phosphoribosylformylglycinamidine synthase subunit PurS, translating to MPRYQATLLIELKDGILDPQGRAVEGVLRDLGHPVDSVRVGKVLEVVFPAETLLEAEEKAKAMGRLLTNPVMEVFTLEAIKELP from the coding sequence ATGCCCAGGTACCAAGCCACCCTGCTCATTGAGTTAAAAGACGGCATCCTGGACCCCCAGGGCCGGGCGGTGGAAGGGGTCTTGAGGGACCTGGGCCATCCCGTGGACTCGGTGCGGGTAGGGAAGGTCCTGGAGGTGGTCTTCCCCGCGGAAACCCTCCTGGAGGCGGAGGAAAAAGCCAAGGCCATGGGCAGACTCCTCACCAACCCGGTGATGGAGGTCTTCACCCTGGAGGCCATAAAGGAACTCCCATGA
- the purQ gene encoding phosphoribosylformylglycinamidine synthase subunit PurQ yields MKWAIVRFPGSNCDEDARFALEKAGIKAAYVWHTETSLKGFDGVFLPGGFSYGDYLRAGALAAKSPVMEEVRRFAREGRLVIGVCNGFQVLTEAGILPGALLANLNLHFTCKEVGVRVERTDLPFTRRYGKGQVLRLPIAHAEGRYYADPKTLEWLEGEGLVVFRYAPLGGEGDYNPNGSLRDIAGIVSEKGNVLGMMPHPERAVDEVLGSTDGLPLFLGLLEEVNA; encoded by the coding sequence ATGAAGTGGGCCATCGTCCGCTTTCCCGGCTCCAACTGCGACGAGGACGCCCGCTTCGCCTTGGAGAAGGCGGGCATCAAGGCGGCGTACGTCTGGCACACGGAAACCAGCCTAAAGGGCTTTGACGGGGTATTCCTGCCGGGAGGCTTCAGCTACGGGGATTACCTGCGGGCCGGGGCCCTGGCGGCCAAGAGCCCGGTGATGGAGGAGGTGAGGCGCTTCGCCCGGGAGGGCCGCTTGGTGATTGGGGTCTGCAACGGCTTCCAGGTGCTCACCGAGGCCGGCATCCTCCCCGGGGCCCTGCTGGCCAACCTGAACCTGCACTTCACCTGCAAGGAGGTGGGGGTGCGGGTGGAACGCACGGACCTCCCCTTCACCCGGCGCTATGGGAAGGGGCAGGTCCTGCGCCTGCCCATCGCCCATGCGGAAGGGCGGTACTACGCGGACCCCAAGACCCTTGAATGGCTGGAAGGGGAGGGGCTGGTGGTCTTCCGCTACGCCCCCTTAGGGGGGGAAGGGGATTACAACCCTAACGGAAGCCTCCGCGACATCGCCGGCATCGTGAGCGAGAAGGGCAACGTCCTCGGCATGATGCCCCACCCCGAGCGGGCGGTGGATGAGGTTTTGGGCAGTACGGACGGGCTCCCTTTGTTCCTGGGGCTTTTGGAGGAGGTAAACGCATGA
- a CDS encoding HAD family hydrolase: MKPKAITFDFWGTLFTEGQAFLEKVMPARYEILLDALSEAGHPAEEHEVREAYRQAAIAFEEAWKAGEHMSVYDRVARIFSLLGAPYDPGLIALTARRLEESSLLVDLEPLPGLEVLKELARKYPLALVSDTGLTPGRLLREHLRRQGLDVFQAYSFSDETGFVKPRPEAFRVALEALGVAPEEALHVGDLPQTDIRGAFATGYPWAVQYVGLREVNGEVKPTAKVKSHRELLPLLE, encoded by the coding sequence ATGAAACCCAAGGCCATCACCTTTGACTTCTGGGGCACCCTCTTCACCGAGGGGCAGGCGTTTTTGGAAAAGGTCATGCCCGCCCGGTACGAGATCCTCCTGGACGCTCTTTCCGAGGCCGGGCATCCCGCGGAGGAGCACGAGGTGCGGGAGGCCTACCGCCAGGCGGCCATCGCCTTTGAGGAGGCATGGAAGGCCGGGGAGCACATGTCCGTATACGACCGGGTGGCCCGCATCTTCTCCCTCCTGGGAGCCCCCTACGACCCCGGGCTCATCGCCCTCACGGCCAGGCGGCTGGAGGAGAGCTCCCTTTTGGTGGACCTCGAGCCCCTTCCGGGGCTGGAGGTCCTGAAGGAGCTGGCCCGCAAATACCCCCTGGCCCTGGTTTCCGACACCGGCCTCACCCCGGGCCGCCTCTTGCGGGAGCACCTGAGGCGGCAGGGGCTGGACGTCTTCCAGGCCTACAGCTTCTCCGACGAGACGGGGTTCGTGAAGCCTAGGCCTGAGGCCTTCCGGGTGGCCCTCGAGGCCCTGGGGGTGGCCCCGGAGGAGGCCCTGCACGTGGGCGACCTGCCCCAGACCGATATCCGGGGGGCCTTCGCCACCGGCTACCCCTGGGCGGTGCAGTACGTGGGCTTGAGGGAGGTGAACGGGGAGGTCAAGCCCACGGCCAAGGTGAAAAGCCATCGGGAGCTCCTTCCCCTTCTGGAGTGA
- the purL gene encoding phosphoribosylformylglycinamidine synthase subunit PurL: MESLAQEIGIPDTEYREMVKRLGREPNRVELFLFKVMWSEHCAYKNSRPLLKDLPKEGEAVLQGPGENAGVVCIGEGFAVAFKIESHNHPSAVEPFQGAATGVGGIIRDIMSMGARPIALLDSLRFGPPEDARSRYLLKGVVSGIAHYGNAIGVPTVGGDLYFHEGYRENPLVNAMCLGLLREEHLRRSRASLGRPIYYAGAKTGRDGIGGAAFASRELSEDKEEDRPAVQVGDPFLGKLLLEATLEAIEKDLVEGVQDMGAAGLTSSLSELAFKSGLGVELHLDQVPTRESGMGPIELLLSESQERMVLVPKEGKEKELEEVFRRWGLDCVRVARTIPERVFRVLFRGEVVAEVPTEALAEAPTYVRLAREDPEIQRLREMPLPPLEANPQEVLPRLLASPNLASREAVYERYDHQVGTRTALLPGKGDAAVLWVKGTSLGIAAKVDQNPRYSRLHPRLGAMHALAEACRNVSVVGARPLAYTDGLNLGSPETPEGYFELRETIAGLREASEALGVPVVSGNVSLYNESGGRRIPPTAMVGVVGVLDIRKRAEMGFSRPGEVIVLMGEEAGELGGSEVLYLLAGLEAGHPPRLDLELEKRVQEAIRELIALGLTRTAHDLAEGGLLVALAEMTFPYGLGATVEVRTPGLAALFGEAPSRILFTVAKEDLKEATFRLEERGLPYRILGETGGHTLTVLTPEGVLEWEVQELLAAWKRPLREVLDGQA; the protein is encoded by the coding sequence ATGGAAAGCCTGGCCCAGGAAATCGGCATCCCGGACACCGAGTACCGGGAGATGGTGAAGCGGCTGGGGCGGGAGCCCAACCGGGTGGAGCTCTTCCTCTTCAAGGTGATGTGGAGCGAGCACTGCGCCTACAAGAACTCCCGCCCCCTCTTGAAGGACCTCCCCAAGGAAGGGGAGGCGGTTTTGCAGGGACCCGGGGAAAACGCGGGCGTGGTGTGCATCGGGGAAGGCTTCGCCGTGGCCTTCAAGATAGAAAGCCATAACCACCCCTCCGCGGTGGAGCCCTTCCAGGGGGCTGCCACCGGGGTGGGGGGGATCATCCGGGACATCATGAGCATGGGGGCCCGGCCCATCGCCCTCCTGGACTCCCTGCGCTTTGGCCCTCCGGAAGACGCCCGAAGCCGCTACCTGCTCAAGGGGGTGGTTTCCGGCATCGCCCACTACGGCAACGCCATCGGGGTGCCCACGGTGGGCGGGGACCTCTACTTCCACGAGGGCTACCGGGAAAACCCCCTGGTGAACGCCATGTGCCTGGGCCTCCTCCGGGAGGAGCACCTGAGGCGGAGCCGGGCCTCCCTGGGCCGGCCCATCTACTACGCCGGGGCCAAGACGGGGCGGGACGGGATTGGGGGGGCGGCCTTCGCCAGCCGGGAGCTTTCCGAGGACAAGGAGGAGGACCGGCCGGCGGTGCAGGTGGGGGACCCCTTCCTGGGGAAGCTCCTTTTGGAGGCCACCCTCGAGGCCATCGAAAAGGACCTGGTGGAGGGCGTGCAGGACATGGGGGCGGCGGGGCTCACCAGTAGCCTCTCGGAGCTGGCCTTCAAGTCGGGCCTGGGGGTGGAACTCCACTTGGACCAGGTCCCCACCCGGGAAAGCGGCATGGGGCCCATAGAACTCCTCCTCTCGGAAAGCCAGGAGCGCATGGTCCTGGTGCCCAAGGAGGGCAAGGAAAAGGAGCTGGAGGAGGTCTTTAGGAGGTGGGGCCTGGACTGCGTGAGGGTGGCCCGCACCATCCCCGAGAGGGTCTTCCGCGTCCTTTTCCGGGGCGAGGTGGTGGCCGAGGTCCCCACCGAGGCCCTGGCGGAAGCCCCCACCTACGTGCGCCTAGCCAGGGAAGACCCCGAGATCCAAAGGCTCCGGGAGATGCCCCTTCCCCCCCTCGAGGCCAACCCCCAGGAGGTCCTCCCCAGGCTCCTCGCCTCCCCCAACCTGGCCAGCCGGGAGGCGGTCTACGAGCGCTACGACCACCAGGTGGGCACCCGCACCGCCCTCCTTCCCGGCAAGGGGGATGCGGCGGTCTTGTGGGTGAAGGGCACCAGCCTAGGCATCGCCGCCAAGGTGGACCAGAACCCCCGCTACAGCCGCCTCCATCCCCGGCTTGGCGCCATGCACGCCCTGGCCGAGGCCTGCCGCAACGTGAGCGTGGTGGGGGCAAGGCCCCTGGCCTACACCGACGGCCTAAACCTGGGAAGCCCGGAGACCCCGGAGGGCTACTTTGAGCTAAGGGAGACCATCGCGGGCCTTAGGGAGGCCAGCGAGGCCCTGGGGGTGCCGGTGGTCTCCGGAAACGTCTCCCTCTACAACGAAAGCGGGGGCCGGCGCATCCCCCCCACGGCCATGGTGGGGGTGGTGGGGGTCTTGGACATCCGCAAGCGGGCGGAGATGGGCTTTTCGCGCCCCGGGGAGGTCATCGTCCTCATGGGGGAGGAGGCGGGGGAGCTGGGGGGAAGCGAGGTGCTTTACCTCCTTGCGGGCCTCGAGGCGGGCCATCCCCCCAGGCTGGACCTGGAGCTGGAAAAGCGGGTGCAGGAGGCCATCCGGGAGCTCATCGCCTTGGGGCTCACCCGCACCGCCCACGACCTGGCGGAGGGGGGGCTTTTGGTGGCCTTGGCGGAGATGACCTTCCCCTATGGCCTGGGGGCCACGGTGGAGGTGCGCACCCCCGGCCTGGCCGCCCTCTTTGGCGAGGCCCCAAGCCGCATCCTCTTCACCGTGGCCAAGGAGGACCTCAAGGAGGCCACCTTCCGCCTGGAGGAAAGGGGTCTTCCCTACCGCATCCTAGGAGAGACCGGAGGGCACACCCTCACGGTCCTCACCCCGGAAGGGGTGCTAGAGTGGGAGGTACAAGAACTCCTCGCCGCCTGGAAGCGGCCCCTACGGGAGGTGCTGGATGGACAAGCCTAG
- the purF gene encoding amidophosphoribosyltransferase: MDKPREECGVLGLWSEEPLDAPGLLHLGLLALQHRGQEAAGIAVSDGKEFLVEKDLGLVHQVFTEERLSRLRLPEARLGLAHTRYSTTGSNLRFNAQPLTARTAHGVLAIAHNGNFTNAKPLRDRLLKEGATFQSTSDTEVMLLLLARLGHLPLPQAAAEAMKALEGGYAILLMDRRTLVALRDPHGVRPLAIGRLPKGYAFASEPPALELIGARYLRDVRPGEVVWVEEGELKSLQALPPNPAPCAFEWIYFARPDSLLDGVEAYEARVRMGMELFREAPAEADMVVPVPDSGIGAAVGYAKASGLPLEYGLYKNPYAGRTFIQPTQALRDLKTRLKLSPTSAVRGKRVVLIDDSIVRGTTSRRIVAMLKEAGAREVHFRVSSPPIRFPCYYGIDTAARKELIAAEKSLEEIRAYIGADSLAFLSEEGVKKAIGGPVCLACFNGRYPAGVPAEGEKLALEIF; this comes from the coding sequence ATGGACAAGCCTAGGGAAGAGTGCGGGGTCTTGGGGCTTTGGAGCGAAGAACCCCTGGACGCCCCGGGGCTTTTGCACCTGGGCCTCCTCGCCCTCCAGCACCGGGGACAGGAGGCGGCGGGCATCGCCGTATCCGATGGCAAGGAGTTCCTGGTGGAAAAGGACCTGGGGCTCGTGCACCAGGTCTTCACCGAGGAAAGGCTTTCCCGCCTGAGGCTTCCCGAGGCACGGCTGGGCTTGGCCCACACCCGCTACTCCACCACGGGCTCCAACCTGCGCTTCAACGCCCAACCCCTCACCGCCCGCACCGCCCACGGGGTTCTGGCCATCGCCCACAACGGCAACTTCACCAACGCCAAGCCCCTCCGCGACCGGCTCCTTAAGGAAGGGGCCACCTTCCAGAGCACCTCGGACACCGAGGTGATGCTCCTCCTCCTGGCCCGCCTGGGCCACCTCCCTCTTCCCCAGGCGGCCGCCGAGGCCATGAAGGCCCTGGAAGGGGGGTATGCCATCCTCCTCATGGACCGCAGGACCCTGGTGGCCCTCCGGGATCCCCACGGGGTGCGGCCCCTGGCCATCGGAAGGCTCCCAAAGGGCTACGCCTTCGCCTCCGAGCCCCCGGCCCTGGAGCTCATCGGGGCCCGGTACCTCCGGGATGTGCGCCCGGGGGAGGTGGTCTGGGTGGAGGAGGGCGAGCTCAAAAGCCTCCAGGCCCTCCCCCCCAACCCTGCCCCTTGCGCCTTTGAGTGGATCTACTTCGCCAGGCCCGACAGCCTGCTGGACGGGGTGGAGGCCTACGAGGCCCGGGTGCGCATGGGTATGGAGCTTTTCCGGGAGGCCCCGGCGGAGGCGGACATGGTGGTACCCGTGCCCGACTCCGGCATCGGGGCCGCGGTGGGCTACGCCAAGGCCTCGGGCCTCCCCCTGGAGTACGGGCTCTACAAGAACCCCTATGCCGGCCGCACCTTCATCCAACCCACCCAGGCGCTGCGGGACCTGAAGACCCGCCTGAAGCTCTCCCCCACCTCTGCGGTGCGGGGCAAGCGGGTGGTGCTCATCGACGACTCCATCGTGCGGGGCACCACCAGCCGCCGCATCGTGGCCATGCTGAAGGAGGCCGGGGCCCGGGAGGTCCACTTCCGGGTCTCCAGCCCCCCCATCCGCTTCCCCTGCTACTACGGCATCGACACCGCCGCCCGCAAGGAGCTCATCGCCGCCGAGAAGAGCCTGGAGGAGATCCGGGCCTACATCGGGGCGGACAGCCTGGCCTTCCTTTCCGAGGAAGGGGTGAAGAAGGCCATAGGAGGCCCGGTATGCCTGGCCTGCTTCAACGGCCGCTACCCTGCGGGGGTGCCGGCGGAAGGGGAAAAACTGGCCTTGGAGATTTTCTAG